In Thermospira aquatica, the following proteins share a genomic window:
- the aroB gene encoding 3-dehydroquinate synthase, with amino-acid sequence MNVTKLKVRIPASSLSCYQIVFGENHWQKTVKDFVSRKSYSHAFVLTDEQVYRLWKKEINFFSRDVIVIPAGESSKTIEQAVKVTEKLLELGGDRKSVLIAMGGGVVGDLGGFVASMYMRGIDFIQIPTTVLAMVDSSIGGKTGVDTSRGKNLIGAFHFPSLVVTDTAFLRTLPEEQKRNGLVEMVKHALIADVSYYDLLVHSDWENMDWSTLLWKSCFIKASVVAKDPREQNLRQILNFGHTLGHAIEHVLAYELLHGFAVAWGMLGEVYISMQMGLLKPSIVENIANDFRRLNILQKPNLIRTIDWKDLEKPLLADKKNTLGQVKMVLLQRPGEVAKNKGAYSFPVQGNLIQKAVEYLQNIAEEIDEAC; translated from the coding sequence GTGAACGTAACTAAGCTAAAGGTGCGAATTCCTGCTTCTTCTCTTTCCTGCTATCAGATTGTCTTTGGAGAGAATCACTGGCAAAAAACGGTGAAGGATTTTGTTTCTCGCAAATCTTATAGCCATGCTTTTGTTCTTACGGATGAACAGGTTTATCGTCTCTGGAAAAAAGAGATAAACTTTTTTTCAAGAGATGTAATTGTTATCCCTGCTGGAGAATCCTCCAAAACCATTGAACAAGCCGTAAAGGTAACAGAGAAGCTTTTGGAACTTGGAGGGGATAGAAAAAGTGTGTTAATAGCAATGGGAGGAGGGGTTGTCGGGGATCTTGGAGGGTTTGTAGCATCAATGTACATGCGAGGGATTGATTTTATTCAAATTCCTACGACTGTCCTGGCTATGGTGGACAGTTCTATCGGAGGAAAAACAGGTGTTGATACCTCCCGCGGCAAAAATCTCATCGGTGCTTTTCATTTTCCTTCACTTGTGGTAACTGATACGGCTTTTCTGCGCACGCTTCCCGAGGAACAAAAAAGAAATGGGCTTGTGGAGATGGTAAAACACGCACTCATAGCTGATGTTTCGTATTATGACTTGCTTGTTCACAGTGATTGGGAAAATATGGATTGGTCTACTCTTCTCTGGAAAAGCTGCTTTATAAAAGCCTCAGTAGTGGCAAAAGATCCTCGAGAACAAAACCTCAGACAGATTCTGAACTTTGGTCATACGCTGGGGCACGCGATTGAGCATGTTTTGGCGTATGAGTTGCTCCATGGTTTTGCGGTAGCATGGGGGATGCTCGGCGAAGTGTATATTTCTATGCAGATGGGCTTATTAAAACCTTCGATTGTGGAAAATATAGCAAATGATTTCCGAAGATTAAATATCCTGCAGAAGCCCAACCTTATCCGTACAATAGACTGGAAGGATCTTGAAAAACCTCTTCTGGCTGACAAGAAAAACACCTTAGGACAGGTGAAAATGGTTCTTCTTCAACGCCCTGGCGAGGTGGCAAAGAACAAAGGTGCGTATAGTTTTCCCGTCCAGGGAAATCTTATCCAAAAAGCCGTAGAGTACCTGCAGAATATAGCGGAGGAAATTGATGAAGCTTGTTGA
- a CDS encoding OmpH family outer membrane protein — translation MKNWFTIFCVVCLLAPLSVWGQSASALKLVKVAVVDFDRILQAYPGYEDIRQEVAKKRQEYDTQIQEKKKVIATMEEEYKRLYMSLSAEERTRREIEIDAKKQELAEFTIEANKTLDALRNDLTRNIYNKILVVIQKIGNEKRYTLILTKETTGLLFYDKSVDITANVISRIKAEQSLGERN, via the coding sequence ATGAAAAATTGGTTTACAATATTCTGTGTAGTGTGTCTTCTTGCTCCTTTGTCGGTATGGGGGCAGAGTGCTTCAGCGCTTAAACTTGTCAAGGTAGCAGTGGTTGATTTCGATCGGATACTTCAAGCGTATCCTGGTTATGAGGATATTCGTCAGGAGGTGGCAAAAAAACGCCAAGAGTATGATACTCAAATCCAGGAAAAAAAGAAAGTGATTGCGACGATGGAAGAGGAGTATAAACGGCTTTATATGAGCCTCTCTGCTGAAGAAAGAACCCGCCGAGAGATAGAAATTGATGCAAAAAAGCAAGAACTTGCTGAATTTACCATAGAGGCAAACAAGACACTCGATGCCTTGCGTAACGATCTTACGAGAAATATCTACAACAAGATCCTTGTTGTGATTCAGAAAATTGGAAACGAGAAACGCTACACATTGATTTTGACAAAGGAAACTACCGGGCTTCTTTTTTATGATAAAAGTGTCGATATTACAGCCAATGTGATCTCAAGAATAAAGGCGGAGCAAAGTTTGGGTGAACGTAACTAA
- the bamA gene encoding outer membrane protein assembly factor BamA, protein MQRSLLLGFFFFLFLGVVTGSIAQEGNIVQEVVFEGLQNMPLSEMRGLVTIKKGDMFLVDNINESVKNLFKTGKFEDIRVERERLTNGYRLIYKVKENPYVRWIRFKNPGFLSVEDMKSAIPIKEEGYFTESMISESIAIIKQKYISEGFRDVSIDVQKEPYDVKKRTNAYDITFVVDAKKKVVVEKIIITGNEAVKAGEIKNAMKTKEKFWFVVSGVLKEDEFEEDEKLIQYLYKKKGYFDVKINRHTWYVTNVGKDNHPAIYVEIDIAEGEKYFTGNISIENNTIYSTEDLRSLVSLKEGSVYDYIQMEMGRYAIYSRYADNGYLYANVILIPEKRENTNVIDSRLMIYEGKRAHIEKILITGNTRTKTKVIQRELIFQEGEMYVNRKVEQTKNRLMQLEYFSDVQVNPFPGSAEGLVNLNIDVEETRTGLFTFGVTYGFESGFSAYLQVSEKNFLGTGRTVTARGEWAERRQSISLGFQEPYLFDQPISAGVSLGYSRDWFKSVPTDDDGDGVIDGSDFNYHDNPSNSLTTLTNDKQYYRDSINLGINLGRRFGIYWQGGFSLGTSFYQDTGANFTLPLTFSDHWDTNVTLQDDLKKGWRFRNYFGLSATRNSTDNPFEPTRGSIFQANLTSYGGILGGESHFIKTKFFYSTYFNPIWKIVLAYNISTEFLLPQFMNGLKEYAANEVLRYDGIWELRGWMGLVRGGESKLYNSFELRYQIYQIWVWGVFICDVGNLWSTWSGIAPLNPEGTMFSFGPGIRLNIPGFPLRFYLVRRGYYDSQEKRFRFEKTDEFFSDWQFVFSIQGMF, encoded by the coding sequence ATGCAGAGAAGTTTATTGCTTGGATTTTTCTTTTTCCTTTTTTTGGGAGTAGTTACTGGAAGTATAGCTCAAGAAGGGAACATTGTGCAGGAGGTTGTTTTTGAAGGACTTCAAAATATGCCTCTCTCAGAAATGAGGGGGTTAGTAACAATTAAGAAAGGGGATATGTTCTTGGTAGATAATATTAACGAAAGTGTAAAGAATCTCTTCAAAACGGGAAAATTCGAGGACATCCGCGTAGAACGAGAGCGACTGACCAATGGTTATAGATTGATATACAAAGTGAAGGAAAATCCTTATGTGCGCTGGATACGTTTTAAAAATCCAGGTTTTCTTTCTGTAGAAGACATGAAAAGTGCTATTCCCATCAAAGAAGAAGGATATTTTACTGAATCGATGATAAGTGAATCCATAGCCATTATTAAACAGAAATATATATCAGAAGGATTTCGTGACGTTTCTATTGATGTACAAAAAGAACCTTACGATGTAAAAAAACGCACCAATGCTTATGATATTACCTTTGTGGTAGATGCCAAGAAAAAAGTGGTTGTTGAAAAGATTATCATTACAGGGAATGAGGCAGTGAAAGCTGGTGAGATCAAAAATGCCATGAAAACCAAGGAGAAATTTTGGTTTGTTGTTTCGGGTGTCCTAAAAGAAGATGAGTTTGAAGAAGACGAGAAGCTTATTCAATATCTCTACAAAAAGAAAGGATACTTTGATGTAAAAATTAACCGTCATACATGGTATGTTACCAATGTAGGTAAAGACAATCATCCTGCTATCTATGTGGAGATAGATATCGCGGAGGGAGAAAAGTATTTTACAGGGAATATTTCTATCGAAAATAATACCATATACTCTACTGAAGATCTTCGTTCTCTTGTTTCTCTAAAAGAGGGAAGTGTGTATGATTATATCCAGATGGAAATGGGACGGTATGCGATCTATTCAAGATATGCTGACAATGGGTACCTGTATGCAAATGTTATTTTGATTCCCGAGAAACGTGAAAACACGAATGTTATTGATAGTCGGCTTATGATTTATGAAGGTAAAAGAGCGCATATTGAAAAAATTCTTATAACAGGGAATACACGAACAAAAACCAAGGTGATCCAGCGTGAGTTGATTTTTCAGGAAGGCGAGATGTATGTTAATCGCAAGGTAGAGCAAACGAAAAATCGTCTCATGCAGTTGGAATATTTCTCAGATGTTCAGGTAAATCCTTTCCCGGGTTCTGCTGAGGGTCTGGTGAATCTGAATATTGATGTAGAAGAGACGAGGACGGGTTTGTTTACCTTTGGTGTGACGTATGGTTTTGAGAGTGGTTTTTCTGCCTATCTTCAGGTTTCAGAGAAAAACTTTCTCGGGACAGGGAGAACGGTTACCGCTCGAGGGGAATGGGCAGAACGTAGGCAGTCTATCAGTCTTGGTTTTCAAGAGCCGTATCTTTTTGATCAACCAATCTCTGCAGGTGTTTCTCTGGGGTATAGCAGGGACTGGTTTAAGAGTGTGCCAACAGATGATGATGGGGATGGTGTGATCGATGGTTCAGATTTTAATTATCATGATAATCCGAGTAATAGTTTGACCACACTTACAAATGATAAACAATACTATAGAGATAGTATCAATCTTGGTATCAATCTTGGTCGTCGTTTTGGTATTTACTGGCAGGGTGGTTTCTCTCTGGGAACTTCGTTTTATCAGGATACAGGCGCTAATTTTACTCTTCCCCTTACGTTCTCTGATCACTGGGATACCAACGTAACCCTTCAGGATGATTTGAAAAAAGGCTGGCGTTTTCGAAATTATTTTGGATTGTCGGCAACTCGTAACTCTACGGATAATCCTTTTGAACCAACGAGGGGAAGTATTTTTCAGGCAAATCTAACCTCGTATGGGGGGATTTTGGGTGGAGAAAGCCATTTTATAAAAACGAAGTTCTTTTATAGCACGTATTTTAATCCAATATGGAAAATCGTATTGGCGTACAATATTTCTACAGAGTTTCTTCTTCCCCAGTTTATGAATGGATTAAAGGAGTATGCAGCGAACGAGGTCTTGCGCTATGATGGTATCTGGGAACTACGGGGTTGGATGGGGCTGGTTCGTGGAGGGGAGTCCAAGCTTTATAACAGTTTTGAGCTGCGCTATCAGATTTATCAGATATGGGTGTGGGGAGTGTTTATCTGTGATGTAGGAAATCTCTGGTCTACATGGAGTGGCATAGCTCCTCTCAATCCTGAGGGAACGATGTTTAGCTTTGGACCGGGTATTCGATTGAATATTCCTGGATTTCCTCTCAGGTTTTACCTGGTCAGACGCGGATACTATGATTCCCAGGAGAAACGTTTTCGATTTGAAAAGACCGATGAGTTCTTTAGTGATTGGCAGTTTGTATTTTCTATTCAGGGAATGTTTTAA